In the Vicia villosa cultivar HV-30 ecotype Madison, WI unplaced genomic scaffold, Vvil1.0 ctg.001781F_1_1, whole genome shotgun sequence genome, one interval contains:
- the LOC131636550 gene encoding uncharacterized protein LOC131636550 isoform X1, whose translation MLPFIIFKLPFTSAASYRTYVRHRDATCRSNSHIFQQRFRRIRTEPTVFVVHHIQPANEQPTTASSFKAEQQPSSSLSGFLIIALLNWEGKWCMVALLTSDAIPKLESMNLGLTHPPTTCPIPSTLLQLIESMVTLTDCTAWKLYQVSSI comes from the exons atGTTACCATTCATCATTTTCAAGTTGCCATTCACTTCAGCCGCATCTTACAGGACATATGTACGACATCGCGATGCAACCTGCAGATCCAATTCACATATCTTTCAACAGCGGTTCAGGCGCATTAGAACAGAGCCAACAGTTTTCGTCGTTCATCACATACAACCTGCAAACGAACAACCAACAACAGCATCATCATTCAAAGCAGAACAACAACCTTCATCATCACTATCG GGCTTCTTAATTATTGCCTTGCTGAACTGGGAGGGAAAGTGGTGTATGGTGGCATTGTTAACATCAGACGCAATCCCGAAACTGGAGTCAATGAATTTAG GACTGACGCACCCTCCTACTACATGCCCCATTCCATCTACTTTACTACAGCTTATTGAGAGCATGGTAACATTGACAGATTGCACAGCCTGGAAGTTGTATCAAGTAAGTAGCATTTGA
- the LOC131636550 gene encoding uncharacterized protein LOC131636550 isoform X2, with product MLPFIIFKLPFTSAASYRTYVRHRDATCRSNSHIFQQRFRRIRTEPTVFVVHHIQPANEQPTTASSFKAEQQPSSSLSGFLIIALLNWEGKWCMVALLTSDAIPKLESMNLVQLGIDYEQD from the exons atGTTACCATTCATCATTTTCAAGTTGCCATTCACTTCAGCCGCATCTTACAGGACATATGTACGACATCGCGATGCAACCTGCAGATCCAATTCACATATCTTTCAACAGCGGTTCAGGCGCATTAGAACAGAGCCAACAGTTTTCGTCGTTCATCACATACAACCTGCAAACGAACAACCAACAACAGCATCATCATTCAAAGCAGAACAACAACCTTCATCATCACTATCG GGCTTCTTAATTATTGCCTTGCTGAACTGGGAGGGAAAGTGGTGTATGGTGGCATTGTTAACATCAGACGCAATCCCGAAACTGGAGTCAATGAATTTAG TGCAGCTTGGCATTGACTATGAGCAGGACTGA
- the LOC131636550 gene encoding uncharacterized protein LOC131636550 isoform X3 — translation MLPFIIFKLPFTSAASYRTYVRHRDATCRSNSHIFQQRFRRIRTEPTVFVVHHIQPANEQPTTASSFKAEQQPSSSLSGFLIIALLNWEGKWCMVALLTSDAIPKLESMNLAWH, via the exons atGTTACCATTCATCATTTTCAAGTTGCCATTCACTTCAGCCGCATCTTACAGGACATATGTACGACATCGCGATGCAACCTGCAGATCCAATTCACATATCTTTCAACAGCGGTTCAGGCGCATTAGAACAGAGCCAACAGTTTTCGTCGTTCATCACATACAACCTGCAAACGAACAACCAACAACAGCATCATCATTCAAAGCAGAACAACAACCTTCATCATCACTATCG GGCTTCTTAATTATTGCCTTGCTGAACTGGGAGGGAAAGTGGTGTATGGTGGCATTGTTAACATCAGACGCAATCCCGAAACTGGAGTCAATGAATTTAG CTTGGCATTGA